The DNA window TGATGGTACGATGGTAGAGCGTCCAGATGTTACGCTTTCCGCTAGACACATGAtaaaagcctttcgaactggtGTTTTTGGTAAAATGTTAATTGATAGTGATAAAATTGGTTGATTGGAAGATTCACCTGCATGGGAGTagataatttttaaataatcttaaAATCAGATAAATATGTATCATATCACTGCCATCCGACGGACTAATGCCGCCATTGGAGATCGTTTATTTTATGTAGAATGTCAAATTATTGTATTTTTCTTAAGCTTCTATCAATTGTTCCAATTCAGCAGTTGGAATCTCTGTCCCTGGTATGGCCTCCTGGCTGTCCTCCAAAACCTCTGGGCGTTCCTCTTCATACGCAGCAAACTTTGCCCGTTCCTTCGCTTTCTCCACAATCTTACTCTTCGCTTCATAATACTCGATGACAATTTGTGCATCATTCTCGTTCACAACGGCGGCGGGTAGAATGTCCATCTCATCCGCCCCGTGCCACTGAACTAGAAACATCAGCTCCCCGCCACAATCCGTGGCCCCGACGATCCGATGTAGCAGCAGACCCCGATCATACCCCCTCGGTTTGCTGATTTCCTCCAGCTTCTTTTTCGCCGATTTCTTCTTGGCCTCCTTAAACTCCTTCAGTCGGCGTACTTCCTCGTACTTTGCAATCAACTCCGGGCAGTCCAGATTCTCCTCCGGTTCCCAGGTATTGTCCGCTTCGGTATAGCCCTTCCACTTGAGATAGTACTCGATTTTTCCGGCCGCTGTTATGCGTCGATCCAGCACTTTCTCCACCACATACGGGGCCTCGTTCGTTTCCTCGTCCGTCACTGAAGCGGGAAAATTCgataaaattattgaaaaggTTTCTATTTTTCTCCAGACCCACTTCTTCTTCTTCGGTGTAGGTTTGCCGTTTGAGGAGCGTTCTAATGGGAATCGGCTTgtaaacaacaaaataaatcaGATTAAACGTCATCGTAGTGCGTTTTGAGCTTGATTCCGATGGAAGCTGCTTTATCGACAACGTGTAGGACGTTCAGAAAGGGCGAGATCAAAACGTGTTTAAAGTATACCCCTTGTTACACCATCTATTAATGACACGCTGTTCCGTtcgtttgtaaatatttttatttctcataAACTGCAACCTGGAAAGGAAACAACGTTTTGTAGTgtttaaaagttcaaaattcCCGTAAATAATGTCCTCCGATGGGTCGGAAGAAGTGGCCACCGTAGGTTTTCAGATAATTGCCCTGGCAAACGAAAAACCGGGCGGTGTGAACAATGACGATCTGATGGCTGCGCTACCGGATGTAAAACCAGAATTGCGGGTTCAGGCTTTGAATAAACTGCTGCAGGAGGGAGTGTTGGAACTGTTGAAGAAAGGACAATCGCTGATCTACCGGCTGAAAGATCCTACCAAGAAATCCACCGCACCGAAAGACATTGATAACGAGGAGAAAATCATCTATAATGTCATCGAAGAAGGTGGCAACAAGGGCATCTGGATTCGGGATATTCGCGTCAAGTCTAACCTGATCATGACCCAGTTGAATAAGGTGCTGAAACAACTGGAGAATAAAAAGCTGATTAAAGCCGTTAAATCAGTTAATGTAAGTTAAGGACTAAATCAGGGTTAGTAGGATATTTCAAATCTGATTTGATTGTAGGCCAGTAAAAAGAAAGTCTACATGCTGTATAACCTAGAACCGGATCGCTCAATTACAGGAGGAGCCTGGTATCAGGATCAGGACTTCGAGGCAGAGTTTGTAGATGTTTTGAATCAGCAATGTTTAAGGTTTCTTCGTATGAAAAAGGAAGCGGCTAAGGAATGTCGAGACGGTCCGTTAGCTGTTCAGAAGCTATCCTACTGTTCGGTTGTCGATGTGCACAAATTTATCTCTGACCTAGGCATTAGTAAAATAAGCCTGGACGAAGACGATCTCGAAACGATCCTGCGAACGGTAGTTTACGATGGGAAAGCAGAATCAATTCCGACTGGTGATGGTAAGTATCTTTACAAAGCAGTGGAAAGTCCTCTGCCCTCACCAGGTCTGGTGCAGATGCCGTGCGGAATATGTCCAGTTATTAAGAACTGTTCGGATTGTGGGGAAATTACACCGAAGCTGTGTTCATACATTAGCGAGTGGTTGGATTAAAGACTGGTTTGGAGAAAGATTTGTTTCCTGCTGATTTGATTAGTTATCACAGTccaaatgaattttacctttttgtTGTTTAAACATCGTTTTTAAGCTTCTCATTAAATATAACATCAAAACACACGTTAAAGTATCTAAAGCAGTTCATGAAAGGCTTCTTTGCACAGCTTTTTCGATTCGTCCTATCCTTATCATCGACGTCCCTCAATATAACACACATCCAGGATGCAGAACCGTGCGCGACACATCGGACAGGTGCACTTCTGCTGCAGCCACGATTCCCGCTCCGATTGATTTTGTCTTGAAGCGAACCACTTGGCTACACACTCGATGCACCACATAGGTCGACAGTTACAAACCTGACAGCAGCGCGCTTCCGGCAGAGCTTCCCCTGCTTCGTCGACGTCCAGGCagtgtttttgaatttttatattcggTTGTGCCTGCATACAGGCGAAACAATTGTCTAGATTATCAACAGCTACGTCAACATCCAACCGGTGACGTGGATTCTGCGCGACTTGGTCTTTGAACACTTCCACAAAGTGGTCCAGAACAGAGCGATGGAATTTTACACTGGAAAGGATAGTTATTGGACGACTGAGACGATCTTGCAAATCTTTGAAGTCAAGTGCATTGATTCGTATGGAAAACTCTCTTATTCCCGCTCGAGTAGGTTTTACAGCTATGTTGACAAATTGCACGGTTTCGAAAGCTTCCTGGCTAACATCGTGTGTGTCGCTCTGAAatagaattatttaaaaatacaaaaaatcacCCTCTTCGCTTCATTGATACCTTATAAGCAATCAACGCCGTATCATCCTGATGAGCAACATTGATCCAGTACGGACCGGTTTTGATGATCCAACTTTCCGTCACTACAATCCGCGCAACCGGATTCATCCGAATGACTACCTTATCATCTCTCCGGTATTCATCGTTTATGCTGGCTGCAACCGCTCGCCAGTCTTCGAAACGTGTCCCGGGGATTGCAAACTTTGCCAAATATTTCGCAACCGGATGATTTTGCCAATTATTTCTGGACCAGTAGTAAATAGCAGCCGCCACCAAAGCGGGTAACAGAACAATCGCAGCGATTAAAACTCTCCACACTAACATCACCGTAGAGTACGAATCCGGAAGTGAAGATGCCACACTATCACTATCCTCGTCATTGCTGCTGGCGAACTGCATGAAGTATACACGGATGTACATAAGCGGAAGCAACGAATGAACCATCAGATTGAGGCTCGTTCGACGGATGTGATGCTGCACGAAGGTGATACTTTCCGAGCCGAGTGTGGATGAGAAGACGTGATCCACCGTTAACCCGGCCGATACGAACTCCGTCGAGGGATAGACAATGCAGAAGCATATCAGAGCGTAGAAGATGGTAAACACGATGGCGCTTTCCTGAGACATTTTTCCTTTGTGTTTTCTGGTATCGGTTCAAAATTGTTCTAGCATCTTCTGTTACGTGCACCACAAACTTTTCAAtagaaatgtaatcggggttgATTCTATTCTAATCAATCTGCTCTAGATGTTCCGATAGATAACCATGTCTTACGCGAATGATACCATAAATAGATTGATTTTTTGACAGCGTTTTGTTTTGAATCTGATTTGCAAACTCTTTGAACTGCATTACCGACTGGGCAGAGACGATAGCATAAAATATAGAGACACGCGGGAATAATTGAAATATTGAACGTTTCATTGGCAACGAGCCATTCAATCATTTTCAGATGACgaattaggctgtgcacgctgaTGAAGGCGACATATTGCACAGTTCACACCAAATCAAACTGCACAGCTTAAAAGTGTGATGATTTTGACCTGACAGATTTTTTACATTCAAAAGAGTCAAAAACAGACGTCTTCTTTCTTTTACTAGCTGTCTCGCGGTTTttatacacggaaacgaaaaactacctaaaattgagttcctttgactcaatctcgtggtatcgtgggggaatctaaaattaggtaaaccgtgttgaaggtagtttccatttaaccacggcaaaaattacaactcattgataggttttttatactcaaatttaagttgaatttacctaattttgagttcaccccaaacaactcaaaagtaccttcctccacggaagacctcgactgagtcgaatctctctttttgtttttgacaacactaataagtgcgaaagcgacgcacaactcaaaagtaagttaaaagaacttattctgcaggttgttttatttaaccgtgtacagtcgtgattcgctggtttgACACTGTCCAACTAAAAGGCATCTGAACGTCataatctcatgtcaaattgactttcacaatctaacaatcttttacactactaatgtcGGTCCAACTATTGCGCACTGCTCACCAACCTGGAGtacgcactttcaaagtgcgagtgatctcaaaattgcgagctgtcaaaatacTTGTATTTCTAGTGATAGAGATGGGACTTTCATAGACAGGTCAGTTGAACTAGCCAATCTATATGAAGAATTCAAAGAACAATGGTGCGGTGCGCAGTGCAGTTAGAATCCAATTTTTAGTATCGCAAGCAAtagcgaattaaattcgttagttggacagaagctgtggcccaaccagcgaatcacgactgtatcgacaaacatatgatttcgGTTTAAAAGCCAagtgtcaaaattctctttgaaggaGAATTGTGGACCAACCGTTACTGGTCGTTCACAGCTTACGGCGGTTAACGAaatagaaaacttttctttttagtttactaccaacatctgtgattggcgagtaacggtttgtacGGAATTTTCACTCAAAGTGAATTTATACAGTTGGCTTTTACACGCTAATCGTACGTTTGTTTGAGAAATGAAGAAGAAATCTCGGTAGCGGATAATATTCACGGTCCAAACTACGATTAGCGGCTCAGTTTCCTCCGGTGTTTAAAACGCTTGGTGACGCTTTCATTCACCAACGTGACGAATGAGCCCTCATTCAAAAACTCCAATGTTTCGCACCGTGTCCGGTGTATTGCAGATCACTATGGCAACGTAATTTAGACTTACAACGATACCATGCTTATTAAGGCAAATGCTTAAACACTTGGCAGTACAAGCGTGCTCCTAACTGCATTATTCGCTTCGTCCTCCAAACAGTCCTACAGATTTCAGAGGTTGCTATATCCGCATAAAACAGTGAAGTGTGTGACAGTTGTACTACACCAAACTGTTACAAATCGTCTTCCGAATGGCTAGCTGGTCGGATGTCAGTCTAGTTGGCCGTTGTTGCGGGACCAATCTTTCGACGGTGTACTTCGAGCGGGCCAAACTTCTCGCTTTCCGTGAGACACGCGTTCATAATATTCACTAACCGGCGACAACGCTGGGTCCGTACTCTCGTGCCGCTTCACAGTCTTTAATGGCAGCAGAAGCAGTCCGTCTTTCTCAGAGGCACCACGCAACTTGCTCATACAACCCATCTTCTAGTTAACCATTCCTTAACCTGGTGGTGATTCCGTTTTTCCGGACCACTTCCGGCAGCGCTGTCTTCATTATTTGCAGGTATCGCATGGATGCGCTTCATTTGAGCTTGAATCATACTCAGTTCCAACTGAAAGTTACACTCCTCAACTTGATTGTGTTCTAGCAGTCTATTCCAGTTCAAGCTGCTTCTGAGTATGTAAGTAGGGGTTAATCACTGCTTGGGATCTCTAATATTATTTTGCTCGACACATCCCAGTTGACAGCGCGGCGAAGATAGCCTTTATTGACAATTTAAGATTTTCGTAACTACGcggaagaaaaaaggaaaataaaccTTATTCTAATTCTTTCTCATTTGCTGTGCCGCTGCTACCGGCAAATAGGCCAGTCGGATTCTCTTTTATTTCTTTGAACTTTCCCATACATGCGCGCGTGCCTTTCTGGGCTGGAATTATCCTGCTTTTCACGTGTCATAATGGCGGTcaaaattgttcagttcgtaatacgtttaatggcccttttttgacaataatcgtttacgtcaaccgcccagtaagattaagtcatcctacgttagtctaatgcgttggatgtttattcaatgaacgcccTACATCTTCAACTAggcgttgctgtcaagctggcTTAAACAATTATCGTcaaaaaagggcaattaaacgtattacgaacttaacaatttagaccgccattctGGCACGTAAAAAGTTGGATTCAGAAAAATGCCGTTTTCATCAGATACTGCGACGTCCTCACTTTCGAGCAATCTTCTCCTCTACGGAGATTGTAACAAAAGCTTGGGCATTTTTCACTCAGTGCTAAATCGTTACGCTGACGAGTTACAAGTTTCATCTTATGTGCCTCCCGTTCTTGCTCCAATGGCTTCTTATTCCAAACAATCTCCTGCGCGGTCCATTTCTTCCGGATATTTATCTGCTTTGCAGACTCCTTCCCTCATGAGCGGCTCCTGCTTCAACTGTTGCTCGGTTGGACCCAAAACGGAATCGTATCCACGATTAGACCCAGTATCGCTTTTCGATGTCTTTTTCGATCGTATCTTTTGTGGTTTCGGAACAGTTAACTGCTGAGCAAAGACCACCCATACCCTTACATTGAGCCCAGTCGATATTATCAAATATCACCTTGGGGATTCACAGAAGGCGTTCCGGGAGCTGAATTCTGATCCGGTAATAGTTTTTGTAAATCCGTCTTTTGGTGTAACAGAACAAACTGGAAAATGTGTTGCAACtaaacccaagtaacaattgaagttttttagTACGCTACAAGCACAAgtacaatctaagttttatcagtggctatacaactatcataaaacctcaattgttactaggaaaCTTAAGTTTAATCAATGCACactttacatttttttattcgtaCTGCTGTAATTCTGTTCTAAAATTTCTTCGATAAAGTGACCATATTAAATACCAAATTTTAAATAATAGTTTCAATCGATTTCAATTGTAAGGTTATGTACTTTACTTACGGTAAATCAGTAGACTGAAAATCGTTGtggcatagtttagagaaaaatAGAATCTAAATAGCAAAAAAATTGTAAGCTCTACTTTTTGTATAttataaagttgttttaattcttatcataaactaataactttactaaaaaaCTAGGCGCGATCACGTACCGATAACTTGACAACTTCAAATAATACACTCGCAATTTTATATCAAtatgacgattttttttttttattttttttttttgccctcccgcaggttgatgggattgacggtattgtaaacatcatcaagccacaatatattcaatagagttatctaaatataaggaccttcgctctttttagtttttatttgcaccaagttctactactagaggttaattagttctcatgttaataatccaccaaacattatgactactgaggatttgatttatataagaagcccgcttcaagatgttgattacaatacgcctcgatagtggtgtgtcgaggaggccgggagggctgatatgagccttttgtctgttctatacctttcctctattcaccagctcataaccaacaatcaaccagtaacaaatagataattgagaaaggatgtgctatgtgtggtgattggctattcaagtattagtagtgtttgaagtactaatgtatgtctcatgtgatgatcataacttcagctgtatcttgtacctatctaatctattacgtctctcatatattgtcttttatttcttcttttcgagtcctatactgctaTTCTACACCCgtcttcagctgggtcaacaaagatggtgatagtgaacgtcttaacactcacacattttcaaacgcggtctcagctggaacctacaaaaatgccatcgtgcacgcgattacgaatcggtcatgtccgaaagtctatccttgatcctagaagcctaggtccatgccttcagctggaccatttaagaaaatacgcccatacctattagacaacacgtctcatggcgacatgaccgggaaccctatcgatataaacgatcccactctctgccagaattcaaaccgcgcactgaaaatttaatatcagactcacggttcgcgcaaccattcaagaacatacgttacaaaatcacgtcagcgcacaaacgttagagcccctcgcgattttccaagcaacatacgaactcgcaaccatgattacaccccggtgataaggtgaaaatctcagcactcataaacttaccaacacgatctcaagtgtcaacctacaaactcccgcgctcgcgccgtcatgaatcgggatcgtccggaagtctctatcctcggtacaaacaatctaggtccttgttaattaataaaaaaaataataaaattgaaaaataactcctatatccactagacaaaacgtaactctctctctctctctctctctctctctctctctctctctctctctctctgtcagaatgtgatccgtacaccgaaaactaaagatcagaatgacggtccgcgaatatatgaatcgccgcagggtttcaaaatcgaatttatacacgcgaagtcacatacacgcgagcacacgcgacaaacacgtcaacatacgaacgcttaagcccttcgcgatcatctacgcacacctatgcccgcgatcgcgtaaacttgataacactgcggcaattgtgtgaacgttttagtacttacgaagttacaaacgcgatctcaaacgccaacccgcaaatgtgcgatcatgaatcggtcacgtccggaaatctttaaccttcattctagcaacttaggtccatacattcagttggaccaatcaaaaaaaaaaataaagctcatatccactagaccacgcgttctacgacgacatgattgggaactctaatgatatggaagaacccacttccttctggaatctgaaccgtacacaaaaattaagtatcagattcacggtccgcgcgcgatcattctagaacacacgcgaatatgcgaaaggcacacggtaatgaaatagaatttatgcacgcgaagttacacgttagcacacgcgacatacaaacgcacacgcgatcgagcacattaacgtacaaatgttcgagcccttcgcgatgatacacgcgattccgagtccctacgcccgcacatgcctgaaccgtacaatgaatatcacattcagaatcacggcccgctacaattggcctattgcagtgttttattgggcgacattgcctgtctcgtctgcaaattgtagtatgtgattctgacggggagcccttccgagaacctagctctacagctctagtaggacaactctcgaaaaaaaaaaaaaaaaaaaatatgacgattttttttattttactgcTCGGTTTTTTCCTCTCTACGTCTGACTGTCATTTCGTCATTAAGTATCGAATTTCTTCATTCCGTAAAATGCAAAACGTCAATTTATCGAACAGATAAAAATCAACAttatacgtctattgttcggcatatccaCCGCGTAATGAAGCattaccttctgatgatttcaaaaaatagtttccgacaaattttctactgtggcagaaatggattTCCACTCACAAAAGTGAATCAAATGTCCATCAGATACTTTAATTGCACCGCCTTTACTTTGACGGAATACTGAAGCCACGAATCTGCATATAAGCACTGCAGGTAATCGCCCAATATTTGCACGTTCTGGACTATGAACATTTAAAATCCCAAGTCCTCGAACAGGGTTTTATTGCTTTTCTTTCAACAATCGAATCTCCAAGTGGCTTTGATGGAACTGTGAAATTCTAAAGTCCATAGCCTACAAACGCACACAAAAATTACTCTGTGCACAAGCCGATTTTCGTTGTTGGTCTGTACGGCCTAAGGCGTAGGCGTTAAATGAAGCAGATTATCGAGTGCTTGGTTTGTTTAAAAAGAAGACTTCTGCATTCGAAGTCGTCAACGCTGAATTGGC is part of the Topomyia yanbarensis strain Yona2022 chromosome 1, ASM3024719v1, whole genome shotgun sequence genome and encodes:
- the LOC131676175 gene encoding chromobox protein homolog 3, whose amino-acid sequence is MVRFPLERSSNGKPTPKKKKWVWRKIETFSIILSNFPASVTDEETNEAPYVVEKVLDRRITAAGKIEYYLKWKGYTEADNTWEPEENLDCPELIAKYEEVRRLKEFKEAKKKSAKKKLEEISKPRGYDRGLLLHRIVGATDCGGELMFLVQWHGADEMDILPAAVVNENDAQIVIEYYEAKSKIVEKAKERAKFAAYEEERPEVLEDSQEAIPGTEIPTAELEQLIEA
- the LOC131688771 gene encoding probable DNA-directed RNA polymerase III subunit RPC6, with product MSSDGSEEVATVGFQIIALANEKPGGVNNDDLMAALPDVKPELRVQALNKLLQEGVLELLKKGQSLIYRLKDPTKKSTAPKDIDNEEKIIYNVIEEGGNKGIWIRDIRVKSNLIMTQLNKVLKQLENKKLIKAVKSVNASKKKVYMLYNLEPDRSITGGAWYQDQDFEAEFVDVLNQQCLRFLRMKKEAAKECRDGPLAVQKLSYCSVVDVHKFISDLGISKISLDEDDLETILRTVVYDGKAESIPTGDGKYLYKAVESPLPSPGLVQMPCGICPVIKNCSDCGEITPKLCSYISEWLD
- the LOC131688763 gene encoding E3 ubiquitin-protein ligase TM129, whose product is MSQESAIVFTIFYALICFCIVYPSTEFVSAGLTVDHVFSSTLGSESITFVQHHIRRTSLNLMVHSLLPLMYIRVYFMQFASSNDEDSDSVASSLPDSYSTVMLVWRVLIAAIVLLPALVAAAIYYWSRNNWQNHPVAKYLAKFAIPGTRFEDWRAVAASINDEYRRDDKVVIRMNPVARIVVTESWIIKTGPYWINVAHQDDTALIAYKSDTHDVSQEAFETVQFVNIAVKPTRAGIREFSIRINALDFKDLQDRLSRPITILSSVKFHRSVLDHFVEVFKDQVAQNPRHRLDVDVAVDNLDNCFACMQAQPNIKIQKHCLDVDEAGEALPEARCCQVCNCRPMWCIECVAKWFASRQNQSERESWLQQKCTCPMCRARFCILDVCYIEGRR